One region of Glycine max cultivar Williams 82 chromosome 9, Glycine_max_v4.0, whole genome shotgun sequence genomic DNA includes:
- the LOC100101861 gene encoding protein REVEILLE 7-like isoform X1 has translation MEMQDQIESTRSTIFGSASNIHSNAEKQAENVAPKVRKPYTITKQREKWTEEEHQKFLEALKLYGRGWRQIEEHIGTKTAVQIRSHAQKFFSKVVRESEVSDEGSIQPINIPPPRPKRKPLHPYPRKSVNSFRGPTIPNETEISPSTNLLVAEKDTPSPTSVLSTVGSEAFGSQFSEQTNRCLSPNSCTTDIHSVSLSPVEKENDCMTSKESEEEEKASPASRPLSTVSNPKMCMKPEFSSKEIEDATDMPQTTSIKLFGRTVSMVGNQKSLKIDDDGKPITVKSDEVDDVENEKLGQSGESKQVDTQLSLGVVSGNWPITPDADGANVTSIEPPKENLCFSESAPDAFFPQWSLSQGLPPFYLRPCNQVLNPLPLRPSSLKVRTREEESCCTGSNTESVCDMENQGKNSDAVDSKFQKYHEEGAAPQKKPARGFVPYKRCLAERDGHSFIVAMEEREGQRARVCS, from the exons ATGGAGATGCAG GACCAAATAGAAAGCACAAGATCAACCATATTTGGCTCAGCTAGTAACATCCATTCCAATGCTGAAAAGCAGGCCGAAAATGTTGCTCCCAAG GTGAGGAAACCATATACCATTACTAAACAAAGGGAGAAGTGGACAGAGGAAGAGCATCAAAAGTTCCTTGAAGCTTTGAAATTGTATGGTCGTGGCTGGCGCCAAATTGAAG AGCATATAGGTACCAAAACTGCTGTTCAGATTCGAAGCCATGCTCAAAAGTTTTTCTCTAAG GTTGTGAGGGAATCTGAGGTCAGTGATGAGGGTTCTATACAACCAATTAACATACCTCCTCCTCGGCCTAAGAGGAAACCCCTGCATCCATATCCCCGTAAATCAGTTAATTCTTTCAGAGGACCCACCATACCAAATGAAACAGAAATATCTCCATCTACAAACCTGTTGGTTGCAGAGAAAGACACCCCATCTCCAACCTCGGTGCTATCTACAGTTGGTTCGGAAGCATTTGGGTCTCAATTTTCAGAGCAGACTAACAGATGCCTTTCACCAAACTCTTGCACCACTGATATTCACTCAGTCAGCTTATCACCTGTTGAAAAGGAAAATGATTGCATGACATCCAAAGAATCTGAGGAGGAAGAGAAAGCATCACCAGCTTCACGTCCTTTATCCACTGTTTCTAACCCAAAAATGTGCATG AAACCTGAGTTTAGTTCCAAGGAGATAGAAGATGCTACTGATATGCCACAAACCACTAGTATTAAGCTTTTTGGAAGAACAGTCTCTATGGTAGGTAATCAGAAGTCACTGAAGATAGATGATGATGGTAAGCCGATAACTGTGAAGTCCGATGAAGTAGATGATGTTGAGAATGAGAAGCTTGGCCAATCAGGAGAATCCAAGCAAGTAGATACACAATTATCACTCGGCGTGGTTAGTGGTAACTGGCCTATAACACCCGATGCTGATGGAGCTAATGTGACCAGCATAGAGCCCCCAAAGGAGAACCTATGCTTCAGTGAATCTGCACCTGATGCATTTTTTCCGCAGTGGAGTTTGTCCCAAGGCCTTCCACCTTTCTACCTGAGGCCATGCAATCAGGTCCTAAATCCCTTGCCTCTTAGGCCCTCCTCTTTGAAagtaagaacaagagaggaggAAAGTTGTTGCACTGGTTCCAACACTGAATCAGTCTGTGACATGGAAAACCAAGGCAAGAACTCAGATGCTGTTGATTCTAAGTTTCAAAAATATCACGAGGAAGGAGCTGCACCCCAGAAGAAGCCTGCAAGGGGATTTGTACCATATAAAAGATGTTTAGCTGAAAGAGATGGACATTCTTTTATTGTTGCCATGGAAGAGAGGGAGGGGCAACGAGCACGTGTGTGCTCATAG
- the LOC100101861 gene encoding protein REVEILLE 7 isoform X2, translating into MVVAGAKLKVVRESEVSDEGSIQPINIPPPRPKRKPLHPYPRKSVNSFRGPTIPNETEISPSTNLLVAEKDTPSPTSVLSTVGSEAFGSQFSEQTNRCLSPNSCTTDIHSVSLSPVEKENDCMTSKESEEEEKASPASRPLSTVSNPKMCMKPEFSSKEIEDATDMPQTTSIKLFGRTVSMVGNQKSLKIDDDGKPITVKSDEVDDVENEKLGQSGESKQVDTQLSLGVVSGNWPITPDADGANVTSIEPPKENLCFSESAPDAFFPQWSLSQGLPPFYLRPCNQVLNPLPLRPSSLKVRTREEESCCTGSNTESVCDMENQGKNSDAVDSKFQKYHEEGAAPQKKPARGFVPYKRCLAERDGHSFIVAMEEREGQRARVCS; encoded by the exons ATGGTCGTGGCTGGCGCCAAATTGAAG GTTGTGAGGGAATCTGAGGTCAGTGATGAGGGTTCTATACAACCAATTAACATACCTCCTCCTCGGCCTAAGAGGAAACCCCTGCATCCATATCCCCGTAAATCAGTTAATTCTTTCAGAGGACCCACCATACCAAATGAAACAGAAATATCTCCATCTACAAACCTGTTGGTTGCAGAGAAAGACACCCCATCTCCAACCTCGGTGCTATCTACAGTTGGTTCGGAAGCATTTGGGTCTCAATTTTCAGAGCAGACTAACAGATGCCTTTCACCAAACTCTTGCACCACTGATATTCACTCAGTCAGCTTATCACCTGTTGAAAAGGAAAATGATTGCATGACATCCAAAGAATCTGAGGAGGAAGAGAAAGCATCACCAGCTTCACGTCCTTTATCCACTGTTTCTAACCCAAAAATGTGCATG AAACCTGAGTTTAGTTCCAAGGAGATAGAAGATGCTACTGATATGCCACAAACCACTAGTATTAAGCTTTTTGGAAGAACAGTCTCTATGGTAGGTAATCAGAAGTCACTGAAGATAGATGATGATGGTAAGCCGATAACTGTGAAGTCCGATGAAGTAGATGATGTTGAGAATGAGAAGCTTGGCCAATCAGGAGAATCCAAGCAAGTAGATACACAATTATCACTCGGCGTGGTTAGTGGTAACTGGCCTATAACACCCGATGCTGATGGAGCTAATGTGACCAGCATAGAGCCCCCAAAGGAGAACCTATGCTTCAGTGAATCTGCACCTGATGCATTTTTTCCGCAGTGGAGTTTGTCCCAAGGCCTTCCACCTTTCTACCTGAGGCCATGCAATCAGGTCCTAAATCCCTTGCCTCTTAGGCCCTCCTCTTTGAAagtaagaacaagagaggaggAAAGTTGTTGCACTGGTTCCAACACTGAATCAGTCTGTGACATGGAAAACCAAGGCAAGAACTCAGATGCTGTTGATTCTAAGTTTCAAAAATATCACGAGGAAGGAGCTGCACCCCAGAAGAAGCCTGCAAGGGGATTTGTACCATATAAAAGATGTTTAGCTGAAAGAGATGGACATTCTTTTATTGTTGCCATGGAAGAGAGGGAGGGGCAACGAGCACGTGTGTGCTCATAG